The proteins below are encoded in one region of Aequorivita iocasae:
- a CDS encoding aconitate hydratase: protein MAFDIDMIKKVYAQMAERVDKAREITGKPLTLSEKILYSHLWDGNPDKAFQRGKDYVDFAPDRIACQDATAQMALLQFMQAGKKTVAVPTTVHCDHLIQAKQGAAPDLKRANETSNEVFDFLESVSNKYGIGFWKPGAGIIHQVVLENYAFPGGMMIGTDSHTVNAGGLGMVAIGVGGADAVDVMAGMPWELKFPKLIGVKLTGELNGWTASKDVILKVAGILTVKGGTGAIVEYFGPGAKNLSCTGKGTICNMGAEIGATTSTFGYDDAMERFLRATDRADIADEANKIREYLTGDDEVYANPEKYFDQVIEIDLSTLRPHLNGPFTPDLATPVGELGEKAKKNDWPIKVDWGLIGSCTNSSYEDLTRAASIAQQAIDKKLKPKSDFGINPGSEQIRFTAERDGLLDVFENLGATIFTNACGPCIGQWDRSDRKGEEKNTIVHSFNRNFSKRADGNPNTHAFVGSPEMVAAIAISGRLDFDPMNDTLLNEDGQEVKLDEPRGLELPPKGFEVDDNGYLAPREDGSSVEVKVAKDSERLQLLDPFLPIKDSELQGVKLLIKAFGKCTTDHISMAGPWLRYRGHLDNIANNTLIGAVNAFNKQTNFVKNQFTGEYGGVPDVQREYKAKGVKTIVVGDHNYGEGSSREHAAMQPRHLGVAAVLVKSFARIHETNLKKQGMLALTFANEADYDLIQEDDTFNFVDIANFSENRPLTIEIVHKDGRKDTIKVNHTYNDAQIKWYREGSALNLIKKQNS, encoded by the coding sequence ATGGCTTTTGATATTGACATGATTAAAAAGGTTTATGCCCAGATGGCAGAACGTGTTGACAAAGCACGTGAGATCACGGGAAAACCACTTACGCTTTCCGAAAAGATTTTATACTCACACCTTTGGGATGGTAACCCAGATAAGGCTTTTCAACGTGGAAAAGATTATGTGGATTTTGCCCCAGATAGAATAGCCTGCCAGGACGCAACTGCCCAAATGGCGCTTTTGCAATTTATGCAGGCCGGAAAGAAAACGGTTGCGGTACCCACTACCGTACACTGTGATCATTTAATTCAAGCCAAACAGGGTGCAGCTCCAGATTTGAAACGTGCCAACGAAACGAGTAACGAAGTTTTTGACTTTCTGGAATCTGTTTCAAACAAGTACGGAATTGGCTTTTGGAAACCGGGCGCCGGAATTATCCACCAAGTTGTTTTGGAAAATTATGCATTTCCCGGCGGAATGATGATTGGTACCGATAGTCACACTGTTAATGCAGGAGGTTTGGGAATGGTAGCAATTGGAGTTGGGGGCGCTGATGCCGTTGACGTAATGGCAGGAATGCCTTGGGAATTAAAATTTCCGAAGTTGATTGGTGTAAAACTTACCGGTGAACTAAACGGTTGGACGGCTTCAAAAGATGTTATTTTAAAAGTAGCTGGAATACTTACCGTAAAAGGTGGAACTGGTGCTATTGTTGAATATTTTGGCCCTGGCGCAAAAAATCTTTCCTGTACCGGAAAAGGAACAATCTGTAATATGGGTGCCGAAATAGGTGCAACCACTTCAACCTTTGGGTATGACGACGCAATGGAACGTTTTCTAAGAGCAACAGACAGAGCGGATATTGCAGATGAAGCAAATAAAATTCGGGAATATTTAACGGGCGATGATGAGGTCTATGCAAATCCAGAAAAATATTTTGATCAAGTTATTGAAATAGATTTATCTACGCTACGTCCACACTTAAATGGACCATTTACACCAGATTTGGCAACTCCGGTGGGGGAATTGGGTGAAAAAGCAAAGAAAAACGATTGGCCCATAAAAGTGGACTGGGGCTTAATAGGTAGCTGTACCAACTCTTCTTATGAAGATTTAACGCGCGCCGCTTCTATTGCACAACAGGCCATCGATAAAAAATTAAAACCGAAAAGCGACTTCGGAATAAATCCTGGTTCGGAACAAATTCGTTTTACAGCAGAACGTGACGGACTTTTGGACGTTTTTGAAAATTTAGGAGCAACCATTTTTACAAATGCCTGTGGCCCGTGTATTGGCCAATGGGACCGAAGCGATAGAAAAGGAGAGGAAAAAAATACGATTGTACATTCCTTCAACAGAAACTTTTCAAAACGTGCGGATGGAAATCCAAATACCCACGCTTTTGTGGGCTCACCAGAAATGGTTGCCGCAATCGCAATCTCGGGCCGCTTGGATTTTGACCCTATGAATGATACCCTTCTAAATGAAGACGGACAAGAGGTAAAGCTTGACGAGCCACGTGGATTGGAATTGCCACCCAAAGGTTTTGAGGTGGACGATAACGGTTATTTGGCACCAAGGGAAGATGGAAGTTCCGTTGAGGTGAAAGTTGCAAAGGATAGCGAACGTCTACAATTACTGGATCCTTTCCTGCCTATTAAGGATTCTGAATTACAAGGTGTAAAATTATTAATAAAGGCTTTCGGAAAATGTACCACAGACCATATTTCTATGGCTGGCCCTTGGTTGCGCTATCGTGGCCATTTGGACAATATTGCCAACAATACCTTGATTGGCGCCGTAAATGCTTTTAACAAACAAACCAATTTTGTTAAAAATCAATTCACAGGTGAGTATGGTGGCGTGCCAGATGTACAGCGTGAGTATAAGGCAAAAGGAGTAAAAACGATTGTTGTGGGTGATCATAATTACGGTGAAGGATCATCGCGAGAGCATGCGGCAATGCAGCCACGTCATTTAGGTGTTGCGGCGGTTTTGGTAAAATCATTTGCACGGATCCATGAAACTAACCTAAAGAAACAGGGGATGTTGGCACTTACTTTTGCAAATGAAGCAGATTACGATTTAATTCAAGAGGATGATACCTTCAACTTTGTAGATATTGCCAATTTTTCTGAAAACAGACCGTTAACCATTGAAATTGTACATAAAGATGGAAGAAAGGATACCATCAAGGTAAACCATACTTATAATGATGCACAAATTAAGTGGTATCGTGAAGGTTCAGCTTTAAATTTGATAAAAAAGCAAAACTCTTAA